The Ramlibacter pinisoli genome segment ACGGGGCCCTGCGCGAGCGCATAGACCCGGCCGTTGGGGCCGCGCAGCGAGGTGAGCAGGAGATTGCCGCCCACCAGGCTGCGGGCGTCGCCACTGGACGCGACCGCCACGTCCAGCGTGTCGCCTTCGCGCGCGAACGTCGGCAGCGACGCACTCACCACCACCACGGCGACGTTGCGGCTGCTCACCTGGTCGGGCGCGATGGTCAGGTTGAACTGCGCCAGCACGTTGGCAAGCGCTTGGCGCGAGGCGCGGTTGCCAGGTGCGTCGCCCGTGCCGGCCAGGCCGGTGACGATGCCGGTGCCCACCAACACGTTCTCGCGCCAGCCCTGCAGCTTGCCCAGGTCCTTGACGCGCAGCGGGGCAGCCTGGGCCGCGGCCACCAGCAGCACGGGGACGGCCATCAAGACGGCCCTCGAAAGTCTGAAGCAGCTCATGTCAGAAGCCCAGCGCATCGACCAACCGCCGCCACCAGGACCGGCGCGAGCGGTCGGAGACGTCGCCCTCGCCCACATAGGTGATGCGCCCGTCGGCAATGCGGGTCGACTGGACGAGGTTGGCATCGCTGATGTCGGCCGGACGCACCAGGCCTTCCAGCGTCACCTGCTGCAGTTCGTCGTTGACCTGGATCGACTGGGTGCCAGCGATGCGCAGCTGGCCCGACGGCAGCACTTCGCGGACGGACACGGTCACGGTGGTGAGCAGCCGGTTGGTTCTCTGCGTGCGTCCACCGCCGTCGAAGTCACCCGCCACGTTCAGCGTGGTCTGCCCCACTGACGTGCCACCGTGGGCCAGTTCGGCGCGCAGGTTGTTGGTGCGCCGGGTGCCGGTGTCGGCGCTGGCCACGGCCGTGGTGTTCTCGTAGACCTGGACCGTGAGGACGTCGCCCGGGCGGTAGGCCTTGTTGTCGGCAGTGAGGCCGCGCCAGGCCTCCTCGCGGTACAGGCTCTCGGCCTGCACCGGCCACGCGGTTGTCGCCAGGACGGTGACTGCCAAGGCGATGCGTTTCATCGGTCGAGCTCCAAAAGCTCCGGGCCGATCACACGCGCCGACAGGGGCGCCGGCGCGGAGGCGGACCGAACCAGCACCCGGTCGCCTGCCTGGCCATCCTGCAGGACCTCGACCCGCCGCTCCGCCACGACCAGGCCGGTTCCGGCGCGCAGGGTGGCGGAATGGCCCCGCTCCACGGCCGGTGCCCGCGCATCCGGTGAGGCGCCGCGCCGCGGTACCTCGGGTGCGGATCGGGTCGGCGATGCCATCGGCGCCACGGCCACGTGCGCCTGCGGATCGGCCTCCAGCCGCTCGATGGACACGGCCACTTCGCGCACGACCTGCCCGCCACTGCGGATTTCGACCCACACCAATTGCCTGCGACTGGCGGCCGGCAGCATCGAGGCGCGGGCCGTGAGCGTCACCTCGCCGGACGTAACACGCACGTCGCGCGGAGGCCGCGTCAGGCGCGCTGGCCCCGGCACCGCACCCAAGGCAGCGCGCGCCACCGCCTCGCCGGTGACAAGGGCTGTCGCGGATTCGATATCGCAGGCCAGCGCCCCCGACCACTGCACGGCCGTGCCGGCCAGCTGCGGCAAGCGGCGCAGCGACGCCTCGATGTCGCTTCGCTGCACGCTTTGCGACCGGGCCGAGACTGCGGGGCGGCCCAAGGGCCAGTCGGCGACAGCTCGCAGCAGCGAGAGGTCGTCGGAGGCCAGCCGGGCCAGCTGGCCCATGTGCAGCGGCCCGGATGCCGCCTCCACCCGCGGCCGCAGGTCGATGCGCAATTCCGCCCCACACGCGGGGGCGGCCAGCAGACCGGAGAGCACGACCAGGCGCATCACCGGCGCAGCCCGTTGACCAGGCCCAGCATCTCGTCGGACGCCTGCACGACCTTGACGCTGGCCTCGTATGCGCGTTGGGCCACCATGAGCTGGACCATCTCCTCCACCAGCTTGACGTTCGATCCTTCCAGGTAGCCCTGCGCCAAGGTCCCGGCGCCCTCCTCGCCCGGCCGCGTGGCCTGCGGCTCGCCGGACGCTTCGGTGGCCCGGTAGACATTGCCCCCTTGGGGCAGGAGCTCTTGCGCGTTGCCGAACCGCACCAGTTCCAGCTGCCCGGCCTCCGCCAGCGCCGATTGCCCGGCGACCCGGACCTGGACCCGCCCGGTGGCGGAGATGACGATGGCTTCGGCGTTGTCGGGAATGGCGATGCCCGGCTTCAGGGGCAGGCCCGCCTGCGTGGCGAGCTGGCCGTCGGCATTCACCTTCAACGTGCCGCCGCGGGTGTACGCGCGGCTCCCGTCCGGCATCGCGATCTCCAGGAAGCCGTCGCCCTGGATCGCGAGGTCGAGCGGCGCGTCCGTCTTGCGCAGTTCGCCGGGATCGAACAGCTTGCCCGCCGAGGTGGCCGTCACGCCGAGCGTCGTGGCTGCCTGGGCGCCCGCGCCGTCCAGGAGCGCCCGGCCGACGAGGTCGGTGAAGACGACCCGCGTCTTCTTGTAGGCCGGCGTGTTGACGTTGGCCAGGTTGTTGGCGATGGCATCGACCTGCAGTTGCTGGGCGTGCATGCCGGTGGCGCCGATGGCCAGGGCGTTGGTCATGGTCGTTCCTCTCTCGATCAGGACATCTCGCCGAGCCGCCGGATGGCATTGCCCAGCATCTCGTCGTAGCCCAGCCCGACTTTCTGCAGGGTCTCGGCATGGCGCATCGCCTGCACCAGTTGCACCATCTCGCGCGCCGGGTCGACGTTCGAGTTCTCCAGGTGACCTTGCCGGACCTCGGCCTGCAGGGCGCCAGCGGTCTCGGGTTCGACCAGCAGCCGGACCAGTCCCTGACCGAGGCGTTCCACGGGCGCTGAGGCCGGGACCTGGACCACCTTCAGCTGCGCGACCGCGTCTGCCAGGCGACGGCTCGTGGTGGTGCCCGGTGCCGCATCGAAGATGCGCCCCTGGGTGTCGATCACCGGGTTGCTGGACGTGAGCCGGATCTCACCGCCGACTCCCATCACGGCGTGGCCCTGCGCCGTGACCAGCCGGCCCAGCGCATCGACCCGGAACTCGCCCTGGCGCGTGTAGGCCGGCCCGCGGTCGGTGCGGACCTCGAACCACCCGGGGCCGGCGAGCGCGACATCCAGTGCGCGCCCCGTGGAGCGCAGCGTTCCTGGCCGGGCATCCAGATGAACGCCACCGGCCAGAACCGGTGCGCCGGCATCGATCCTGCGCGCGAAGCCCGCGCTGGCCG includes the following:
- a CDS encoding flagellar hook-basal body complex protein — its product is MAPILQLTLQGLQADMARLDQVAINLANVQTPAFKREVTASAGFARRIDAGAPVLAGGVHLDARPGTLRSTGRALDVALAGPGWFEVRTDRGPAYTRQGEFRVDALGRLVTAQGHAVMGVGGEIRLTSSNPVIDTQGRIFDAAPGTTTSRRLADAVAQLKVVQVPASAPVERLGQGLVRLLVEPETAGALQAEVRQGHLENSNVDPAREMVQLVQAMRHAETLQKVGLGYDEMLGNAIRRLGEMS
- the flgG gene encoding flagellar basal-body rod protein FlgG — encoded protein: MTNALAIGATGMHAQQLQVDAIANNLANVNTPAYKKTRVVFTDLVGRALLDGAGAQAATTLGVTATSAGKLFDPGELRKTDAPLDLAIQGDGFLEIAMPDGSRAYTRGGTLKVNADGQLATQAGLPLKPGIAIPDNAEAIVISATGRVQVRVAGQSALAEAGQLELVRFGNAQELLPQGGNVYRATEASGEPQATRPGEEGAGTLAQGYLEGSNVKLVEEMVQLMVAQRAYEASVKVVQASDEMLGLVNGLRR
- a CDS encoding flagellar basal body L-ring protein FlgH — its product is MKRIALAVTVLATTAWPVQAESLYREEAWRGLTADNKAYRPGDVLTVQVYENTTAVASADTGTRRTNNLRAELAHGGTSVGQTTLNVAGDFDGGGRTQRTNRLLTTVTVSVREVLPSGQLRIAGTQSIQVNDELQQVTLEGLVRPADISDANLVQSTRIADGRITYVGEGDVSDRSRRSWWRRLVDALGF